A DNA window from Helianthus annuus cultivar XRQ/B chromosome 15, HanXRQr2.0-SUNRISE, whole genome shotgun sequence contains the following coding sequences:
- the LOC110913925 gene encoding uncharacterized protein LOC110913925, whose protein sequence is MLKIKAVLTPHKSTKKPPVVQQNTRGRPTTKQVQQRLDEASRIDEELRRSSFGVANTCFEGSRQSNYDNPRHSSYVPSQASKQSVIRSQKPKAILSRLKSSKKKETRDDHSFPLIIGDENVEIIKQFKSAIPPVFHPHISCIRDVRPDGLCGFRSVAVGLGPNLGFSVRLFPGSLDGLPLSRASIAQTYGIGVHLLSMGASYTFFPILSPPTNQQPLFITLAHVNENHFMHVKLEGDYPMPPTHGLWFNHRRPHKEQWEDMYLPRLEW, encoded by the exons ATGTTAAAGATTAAAGCGGTGTTGACTCCACATAAATCTACCAAGAAACCACCGGTTGTCCAACAAAATACTCGTGGCCGACCAACAACAAAGCAAGTACAACAAAGGTTGGACGAGGCCTCTCGTATAGACGAAGAATTGAGGAGAAGCTCCTTCGGTGTTGCAAACACGTGCTTTGAAGGTTCCCGACAAAGTAACTACGATAACCCTCGCCACAGCTCGTACGTTCCGTCACAGGCCTCTAAACAGTCGGTTATAAGGTCTCAAAAACCCAAAGCGATCCTAAGCCGTTTAAAGAgttctaagaagaaagagacacgAGATGATCACAGTTTTCCTTTAATAATTGGGGACGAGAACGTGGAAATCATCAAACAGTTTAAGTCTGCCATTCCGCCAGTGTTTCACCCGCACATCTCGTGCATACGAGATGTGAGGCCGGACGGTCTTTGTGGGTTTCGATCTGTGGCTGTGGGCTTAG GGCCTAATTTGGGATTCAGTGTCCGGTTGTTCCCCGGATCACTGGATGGACTTCCCCTTAGCAGGGCTTCTATTGCACAAACATACGGTATTGGGGTGCACCTGTTAAGCATGGGTGCGAGTTACACTTTCTTCCCGATACTAAGTCCTCCGACTAATCAACAACCACTATTCATAACGCTTGCACATGTTAATGAGAACCACTTCATGCATGTTAAGCTGGAAGGGGATTATCCAATGCCACCGACACACGGGCTATGGTTCAACCACCGAAGACCCCATAAGGAACAATGGGAAGATATGTACTTGCCACGTCTAGAATGGTAG